The sequence below is a genomic window from Uranotaenia lowii strain MFRU-FL chromosome 2, ASM2978415v1, whole genome shotgun sequence.
GCATCACCATGCAGAGAGGACCGGAGGTAGGTGAACTTGTCCATTTTCGTCAGATGTTCGTTGTCGTGAATGAGACTACGGAAAGAGTCTCTAAACGTAACCCATTCTCTGATTGTTCCGCTGAAGGACGGCAAAAGAATCTCGGGCAGCTTCACTCTGGACGTATTCCCTGACGCAGACTGATTTTGGCTGTTGCTGGTTGTGTTTACCCCTAAGGCATCCTTATCGCCTTGAAGTCTAAGGAGGTCACCTCGAATTGCAAAGTACCGGTCATCAAACTGCTGCAGAATTTTGTCGTTCTCTTCTTCGCGCTGTTTTGCAATCTCCCCTTTGACTTCGCTGTCAGCATCTTTCTGCTCTTTCTCGGCCGCTTCATCCAGCAACATTTCAATCTTGCTCCGTACTTCGAAAAACTCACTGTATACTGTATCAATCACTTGCAACCTTGAGCTTAACTGGCACCGATCACTACCGATGTGATAGGTTTGGATAAATCTATCAGTACCATCAAAAATCACATATAACTGCCGCTCACGTTTTTGCAAAGCCTTCAGCGTACTTCTCGACATTGCAACACTTTTTGTAATCTGACACaggcttcaaaattttgatgaattcagACTTGTACCTTCAGACAAGCTCTTAAACTGACACGT
It includes:
- the LOC129741857 gene encoding uncharacterized protein LOC129741857, with translation MSRSTLKALQKRERQLYVIFDGTDRFIQTYHIGSDRCQLSSRLQVIDTVYSEFFEVRSKIEMLLDEAAEKEQKDADSEVKGEIAKQREEENDKILQQFDDRYFAIRGDLLRLQGDKDALGVNTTSNSQNQSASGNTSRVKLPEILLPSFSGTIREWVTFRDSFRSLIHDNEHLTKMDKFTYLRSSLHGDALKEINNIELSEANYDVAWKMLEVRYENKKLIVKAHLDALFALESLKKENYDGLNFLISEFEKNLMMLQKIGEPTESWSTILVYMLCARLDSATLRQWETHYGSKEVPTSPINHLCKKSTIRSTSDKINSLPYNHPIGFTMPVLYRSMALTVSLPEIPSIEDIRTC